From the Cohnella herbarum genome, one window contains:
- a CDS encoding ParA family protein, with protein sequence MSKVIALANQKGGVGKTTTAVNLGIGLAAEGNKVLLLDADAQGNLTDSLGFHEPDSLSISLATMLVKSMTEEPYEPKEGILHHHEGIDLMPGNIELSAVEVALVNTMSRETIMRSYIDSVKADYDFILIDCMPSLGMMTINALAAADSVIIPVQAHYLPAKGMTQLLQTVARVRRQINPKLAVDGVLLTMVDSRTNFAKDISLVLRRDYGDKLRVFNTEIPLSIRAAETSAKGKSIYAHDPNGQVAKAYAALTKEVQDIGSERRSARQHKTDQSR encoded by the coding sequence ATGTCCAAAGTAATCGCCCTCGCCAATCAGAAGGGCGGCGTGGGCAAGACGACAACTGCAGTTAATTTGGGAATCGGGCTGGCTGCCGAGGGCAACAAGGTTCTGCTGTTGGATGCGGATGCGCAGGGCAACCTGACGGATTCGTTAGGCTTCCATGAACCGGATAGTCTGTCCATTTCACTCGCCACAATGCTAGTGAAAAGCATGACGGAGGAGCCGTATGAACCGAAGGAAGGCATTCTGCATCATCATGAAGGTATTGACCTGATGCCGGGAAACATCGAATTATCGGCAGTCGAAGTGGCACTCGTCAATACGATGAGCAGGGAAACGATTATGCGTTCGTACATTGATTCCGTAAAAGCAGATTACGATTTTATCCTGATCGACTGTATGCCGAGCTTGGGCATGATGACGATCAACGCATTGGCAGCGGCGGATAGCGTCATCATCCCGGTACAGGCACACTATCTGCCCGCCAAAGGCATGACGCAGCTTTTGCAGACGGTTGCCCGCGTTCGGCGTCAAATTAATCCGAAGCTGGCTGTGGACGGTGTGCTGCTCACGATGGTAGACAGCCGAACCAATTTCGCCAAAGACATTTCTTTAGTTTTGCGCCGAGATTATGGGGATAAGCTGCGTGTATTCAATACAGAAATCCCCCTGTCCATCAGAGCGGCGGAAACAAGTGCCAAAGGCAAAAGCATTTATGCCCACGATCCGAACGGACAGGTTGCTAAAGCCTACGCTGCACTTACGAAGGAGGTGCAGGATATTGGCAGCGAAAGAAGATCGGCTCGCCAGCATAAAACTGACCAAAGTCGATGA